A window of the Ostrea edulis chromosome 1, xbOstEdul1.1, whole genome shotgun sequence genome harbors these coding sequences:
- the LOC125667276 gene encoding uncharacterized protein LOC125667276: MDRATSKMSIRTTVSTTSRLSQATSYRGEVTHLKNCYIHHDEDLILMCKSCIKPICLVCSNNDHHQHEVEALPKYIRHQRSVLQAKCRVIRDSHLPKIRDAISAINDATTKRIQVIKEQEHKLLIAVTQVAQKLMSKCRHLAKLQKTKIMELKAHVTDLRNFTEAVEKNAGDFTDAELVSMVQKYNALLGKTKNLDNPDEANMMKFKKGDLQMELLESMFGHIDTSDYDKKMLMKYRIEEPENKFHVKEIGIFTNGSEAITAVVPISPTNAWLYSDNSRHSKEVTSNGQMKQLMELGAYSRDFFVEDDGSHVYACTDKTVRTVSAEKVNILFSTKPLIPLCVCKSAPGEILVSLVDNLSNSRSRSSTRVVQRMTLSGQVNATYQYEADGKTPLFTKPYRMALSSHKDIIVADHRSSNTGRLCVLDSEGRVRFIYEGRGGIKEFKPNGVCCDGENNVIVADSASHVIHILNQDGNFLRHLLTKKDGLIYPFSVAMYRDVLWIGGYYGLVKVFKVKHIK, translated from the coding sequence ATGGACAGAGCAACTAGTAAGATGTCTATCCGGACGACGGTGTCCACTACCAGCCGTCTCTCCCAAGCGACGTCGTACCGTGGGGAGGTTACCCATCTTAAAAACTGTTATATTCATCACGACGAAGACTTGATTTTGATGTGCAAGAGCTGCATTAAACCTATATGCCTCGTTTGTTCCAATAACGACCACCATCAACACGAAGTCGAGGCTCTGCCAAAGTACATCCGGCATCAGAGGAGCGTTTTACAAGCTAAGTGTCGCGTTATTAGGGACTCCCATCTTCCCAAAATCCGGGATGCTATCTCCGCCATTAACGATGCCACAACGAAACGAATTCAGGTCATCAAAGAACAGGAACATAAACTCCTTATAGCTGTAACTCAGGTGGCACAAAAACTCATGTCAAAGTGCAGACATCTTGCTAAACTACAGAAGACGAAAATAATGGAGCTGAAAGCTCATGTCACTGATCTCAGAAACTTCACAGAAGCAGTGGAAAAGAATGCTGGGGACTTCACAGATGCCGAGCTGGTTAGTATGGTTCAGAAATATAATGCTTTACTCGGCAAAACTAAAAATTTGGACAATCCGGATGAGGCCAACATGATGAAGTTCAAGAAAGGGGACTTGCAAATGGAGCTGTTGGAATCCATGTTTGGACATATAGACACAAGTGATTACGACAAGAAAATGCTCATGAAATACAGAATCGAGGAACCTGAAAACAAATTCCATGTAAAGGAAATCGGAATTTTCACGAACGGATCAGAGGCCATTACTGCCGTGGTTCCAATATCTCCAACGAACGCTTGGCTCTACAGCGACAATTCTCGCCACAGCAAGGAGGTGACTTCCAATGGACAGATGAAACAGTTGATGGAGCTCGGAGCGTACTCGCGCGACTTTTTTGTAGAGGACGATGGAAGTCATGTATATGCGTGCACGGACAAAACTGTGAGAACAGTGTCGGCCGAGAAAGTAAATATTCTTTTCAGCACCAAACCACTAATTCCATTATGCGTATGCAAATCTGCACCTGGGGAGATTTTAGTGTCGTTGGTGGATAATCTTTCGAACTCTCGTTCTCGTTCGAGCACGCGCGTCGTGCAAAGGATGACTTTATCAGGTCAAGTGAACGCCACATACCAGTATGAAGCCGATGGGAAGACGCCACTTTTCACCAAACCGTACCGAATGGCATTGTCTAGTCACAAAGACATCATCGTGGCCGATCACAGGAGCTCAAACACTGGTCGGCTGTGTGTGCTGGATTCGGAAGGGCGTGTTCGGTTCATTTACGAGGGGAGAGGCGGGATAAAGGAATTCAAACCCAACGGTGTGTGTTGCGACGGGGAAAACAACGTCATTGTGGCCGACAGCGCTAGCCACGTCATCCACATCCTTAATCAGGATGGCAACTTTCTGCGCCACTTACTGACAAAGAAGGACGGGCTCATTTACCCGTTCTCCGTTGCCATGTATAGGGACGTGCTGTGGATTGGGGGATATTATGGCCTTGTCAAAgtgttcaaggtcaaacatatAAAATGA
- the LOC125675857 gene encoding tyrosine aminotransferase-like, with translation MASKGKKMRMSWEVPASTMSHQTFNPIRNIVDTMQLTPHPDKEMIALSIGDPTVFNNLPIPEYINKCVVDKIQGQKHNGYNPSIGYEESREAVARYSSTPNRKLTAKDVILTGGCSMALDHCICVLANPGQNILVPQPGFSIYKTLAESHGIKVKHYKLRPEKNWEVDLDHLESLIDDKTATILVNNPSNPCGSVFNRSHLMSILELAKTHKVPIIADEIYEHFVFSGNQYHSLGSLSNDVPILSCSGLTKRFLVPGWRLGWIVIHDCNDALKEVRQGLIRLSQRLLGPNSIVQAALPDILSGTPQHFFDETLQYVEENARNFYNKLNKIPGLKPVEPQGAMYLMIGIDIDHFPGIKDDVDFTEKLVKEQSVFCLPAKCFQFPNFFRIVLTIPKAKVSVACERIEEFCREHYSPEKVSTGKLMNGSESH, from the exons ATGGCATCCAAAGGCAAGAAGATGAGAATGAGCTGGGAAGTTCCAGCTTCCACGATGTCCCATCAGACATTTAATCCGATCCGTAACATCGTGGATACAATGCAGCTTACCCCCCATCCTGACAAGGAAATGATCGCCCTGTCTATTG GAGATCCTACAGTCTTCAACAACCTGCCTATACCAGAGTACATCAACAAATGTGTTGTGGACAAGATCCAGGGACAAAAGCATAATGGATACAACCCATCCATTG GTTATGAAGAGTCCAGAGAGGCAGTAGCACGGTACTCATCTACCCCAAATCGGAAACTCACAGCGAAG GATGTGATTTTGACTGGTGGATGTTCCATGGCACTGGACCATTGTATCTGTGTACTAGCCAACCCAGGACAGAACATTCTTGTGCCACAGCCAGGATTCTCCATTTACAAAACACTGGCCGAGTCTCATGGCATCAAAGTCAAGCACTATAAACTCAGG CCTGAGAAGAACTGGGAGGTGGATCTGGACCATTTAGAATCTCTGATTGACGACAAAACGGCAACGATTCTAGTCAACAACCCGTCCAATCCATGTGGTTCAGTGTTCAATCGGAGCCATCTTATGTCCATACTAGAGCTGGCCAAAACACACAAAGTTCCCATTATTGCTGATGAAATATATGAACACTTC GTGTTTTCTGGAAACCAGTATCACTCTTTAGGATCCCTGTCAAATGATGTACCCATTCTGTCGTGTAGCGGACTAACAAAAAG ATTTCTAGTCCCAGGCTGGAGACTTGGATGGATAGTAATTCATGATTGTAATGATGCATTGAAAGAG GTGCGTCAAGGCCTGATCAGATTGTCACAACGACTTCTTGGTCCAAATTCCATTGTACAAGCAGCTCTTCCAGATATTTTGTCAGGCACACCCCAGCATTTCTTTGATGAGACATTGCAATATGTGGAGGAGAATGCAAGAAATTTCTACAATAAACTCAACAAAATTCCTGGACTGAAGCCTGTGGAACCCCAGGGAGCTATGTATTTGATG ATTGGTATAGATATAGACCATTTCCCTGGAATTAAAGATGATGTGGATTTCACTGAGAAATTAGTCAAAGAACAGAGTGTTTTCTGTCTTCCTGCTAAG TGCTTTCAGTTTCCAAACTTTTTTCGGATAGTTTTAACTATTCCCAAAGCCAAAGTGTCTGTAGCCTGTGAGAGAATAGAAGAATTCTGCAGAGAACACTACAGTCCAGAAAAAGTATCCACTGGAAAACTGATGAATGGCAGCGAATCTCACTAA